In the Hordeum vulgare subsp. vulgare chromosome 7H, MorexV3_pseudomolecules_assembly, whole genome shotgun sequence genome, one interval contains:
- the LOC123408989 gene encoding cysteine proteinase 1-like, translated as MRPGREIGRPTDQSVGGWVNRASAPPVTRVGGIHDGADGLPEDFDWRDHGAVGPGSCGSCRSFSASGALEGANYLASCKMEVLSEQQLVDCDHECDTSEPDSCDVVCNGGLMASAFSYLLKSGGLEREKDYPYTGKDGTCKFDKSKIDASVQNYSVVTVDEEQIAANLVKYGPLAIGINAAYMQTYIGGVSCPYICGRHLDHGVLLIGYGASGFAPSRFKEKPYWIVKNSWGENWGDQGYYKICRGSNVRNKCSVDSMVSTVSATHSSKEEQALV; from the exons ATGCGGCCTGGGAGAGAGATCGGTCGACCAACCGACCAATCGGTGGGTGGGTGGGTGAACCGCGCGTCGGCGCCTCCGGTTACTCGAGTGGGTGGGATTCATGATGGGGCCGACGGCCTCCCCGAGGACTTCGACTGGAGGGACCACGGCGCCGTCGGCCCC GGCTCGTGCGGGTCTTGCAGGTCGTTCAGCGCCTCCGGGGCGTTGGAGGGGGCAAACTACCTGGCCTCATGCAAGATGGAGGTGCTCTCCGAGCAGCAGCTGGTCGACTGCGACCACGAG TGCGACACATCAGAGCCTGATTCATGCGATGTTGTATGCAACGGTGGGTTGATGGCTTCAGCCTTCAGCTATCTGTTGAAATCTGGTGGCCTTGAGAGAGAAAAGGATTACCCTTACACCGGGAAGGATGGTACCTGCAAATTTGACAAGTCCAAGATTGATGCTTCAGTTCAGAACTACAGCGTTGTCACTGTTGATGAAGAACAGATTGCTGCTAACCTTGTGAAATATGGACCTTTGGCAA TCGGTATCAACGCCGCATACATGCAGACATACATTGGCGGAGTGTCATGCCCATACATCTGCGGAAGGCACCTCGACCACGGCGTTCTTCTCATCGGCTACGGGGCGTCCGGCTTCGCGCCTTCCCGCTTCAAGGAGAAGCCATACTGGATCGTCAAGAACTCGTGGGGCGAGAACTGGGGGGACCAGGGGTACTACAAGATCTGCAGGGGCTCTAACGTGCGCAACAAGTGCAGCGTTGACTCCATGGTCTCCACGGTGTCCGCCACACACTCCTCGAAGGAGGAGCAGGCTCTGGTCTGA